A part of Gallus gallus isolate bGalGal1 chromosome 26, bGalGal1.mat.broiler.GRCg7b, whole genome shotgun sequence genomic DNA contains:
- the C4BPS gene encoding C4b-binding protein alpha chain isoform X1 has translation MRMVSALGSARPRDRAAVLVLLLTAALVVGTQGACSAPPRFSFAELKEGYLHNRTFSTSDVVEYNCRPGYMRNTMARNTFICEKNRWKGSSNFCLPRPCSYPGEPMNGRLVEAEQFTFGSTANYSCDTGYRLIGNSQIRCVIKDGHVAWDGDVPTCEPIPCLPPPVIANGEHNGGHIELFTYGASVTYHCHADIRGRKHFSLVGDASIFCTTIDNVNGVWNKPAPECKEVSCREPHVEHGRLQSRYRAEYTYGDTIIFDCEFRYALLGSDTATCQEDGSWDPPPPQCQRSSCDDPPDVQNAVKARLAGNLFPIETVITYECKTGYEFSPGVVMEHISCQPDYTWTEVPPPCKRISCPNPATKTGMQISFWDRKDTYVFGDRVRIICDPGYVFKDRDDHVMLQCTNNGTWNRAAPECIPEPHCPKPAVDHGREAYNSKNDYTVGTKVRIECDEGYTLSTQQLVTCQADGNWFPSLPYCQKACGPPPQSTSGLNVNATSSSFPYGYRVEYSCAAGLSLIGDESLYCTSEDGVNLEWSGPAPECRVVHCPKPVVENGEMVTLRHTFPYGTSVSFYCKEGFMLRGSAESRCVADGTWQPALPKCQPVKCRAPTSKENLQFFPVKGEYEFKESLYFSCKLNNNAADRALTTCSTNGSWMPPPNCKTFYVRKKIDQIKETFDCGLPLAELRTLLEVQKLYLEIQKLEKELGAKGGRWWP, from the exons ATGAGGATGGTGTCAGCTCTGGGGTCAGCGAGACCAAGGGACCGTGCTGCTGTCCTggtgctgctcctcactgctgccctgGTGGTGGGCACCCAGG GTGCCTGCAGTGCTCCGCCACGGTTCTCATTTGCAGAACTGAAGGAGGGCTACCTTCACAACAGGACGTTTTCCACCTCTGATGTGGTGGAATACAACTGTCGGCCGGGCTACATGAGAAATACCATGGCCCGGAACACTTTCATTTGTGAAAAGAACAGGTGGAAAGGATCGAGCAACTTCTGCTTAC CAAGACCCTGCAGTTACCCAGGAGAGCCGATGAATGGCCGGCTTGTGGAAGCAGAGCAGTTCACCTTCGGGTCCACAGCAAACTACAGCTGTGACACTGG GTACAGACTGATTGGAAATTCCCAGATCAGGTGTGTGATTAAAGATGGGCACGTTGCTTGGGATGGAGATGTTCCCACTTGTGAAC caattCCATGTTTACCCCCACCCGTAATAGCAAACGGAGAGCACAACGGAGGCCACATCGAGCTCTTCACTTACGGAGCTTCTGTCACCTACCACTGCCACGCTGACATCAGGGGGAGGAAGCATTTCTCACTGGTGGGGGATGCCTCTATTTTCTGTACGACCATCGACAATGTGAACGGCGTCTGGAACAAGCCAGCCCCGGAGTGCAAAG AGgtgagctgcagggagccccATGTGGAGCAcggcaggctgcagagcaggtaCAGAGCTGAGTACACCTACGGCGACACCATCATCTTCGACTGTGAATTCCGCTACGCGCTGCTGGGCAGCGACACGGCCACGTGCCAGGAGGATGGCAGCTGGgatccaccaccaccacaatgCCAGCGCA GCAGCTGTGATGACCCTCCTGACGTGCAGAATGCTGTTAAAGCAAGACTTGCGGGCAATTTATTTCCTATTGAGACTGTCATCACTTATGAGTGCAAGACGGGCTATGAGTTCAGCCCTGGAGTAGTGATGGAACACATCAGTTGTCAGCCAGACTATACATGGACTGAAGTTCCACCGCCCTGTAAAA GAATTAGTTGCCCAAATCCAGCTACCAAGACGGGAATGCAAATAAGCTTCTGGGACAGAAAAGACACATATGTGTTTGGAGACAGAGTCCGAATTATTTGTGACCCTGGCTATGTTTTCAAGGATCGTGATGATCATGTCATGCTTCAGTGCACAAACAATGGCACATGGAACCGGGCAGCACCAGAGTGCATTCCAG AACCTCATTGCCCAAAGCCTGCCGTTGACCACGGAAGAGAGGCTTATAACAGCAAAAATGATTACACAGTTGGGACTAAAGTGAGGATAGAGTGTGATGAAGGCTACACGCTCAGTACCCAACAGTTGGTCACATGCCAGGCTGATGGGAACTGGTTTCCCTCGTTACCCTACTGTCAGAAAG CCTGCGGCCCTCCTCCACAAAGCACCAGTGGGCTGAACGTCAACGCAACATCATCATCCTTCCCATATGGCTACAGAGTGGAATATagttgtgctgctgggctgtcccTCATCGGGGATGAATCCCTCTACTGCACCTCCGAAGATGGAGTGAACCTGGAATGGAGTGGCCCTGCCCCGGAGTGCAGGG TGGTTCACTGCCCCAAGCCCGTGGTTGAGAATGGAGAGATGGTTACGCTGAGGCACACATTCCCCTATGGGACATCTGTGAGCTTCTACTGCAAGGAGGGCTTCATGCTGCGCGGCAGTGCTGAGAGCCGCTGCGTGGCTGATGGCAcctggcagccagccctgcccaaATGCCAGCCAG TTAAGTGTCGTGCACCAACGAGCAAGGAGAACCTACAATTTTTCCCTGTGAAGGGGGAGTACGAGTTTAAGGAATCTCTGTACTTCTCCTGCAAGCTTAACAACAATGCAGCAGACAGGGCATTAACCACCTGCTCTACTAACGGCTCCTGGATGCCACCACCCAACTGT aaaacattttacgTACGCAAGAAGATTGATCAAATAAAGGAAACTTTTGATTGCGGATTGCCTCTGGCAGAACTGAGAACTCTGCTGGAAGTACAGAAGCTCTACCTGGAGATccagaagctggagaaggagctgggagccaAAGGAGGCCGCTGGTGGCCGTGA
- the C4BPS gene encoding C4b-binding protein alpha chain isoform X2, translating to MRMVSALGSARPRDRAAVLVLLLTAALVVGTQGACSAPPRFSFAELKEGYLHNRTFSTSDVVEYNCRPGYMRNTMARNTFICEKNRWKGSSNFCLPRPCSYPGEPMNGRLVEAEQFTFGSTANYSCDTGYRLIGNSQIRCVIKDGHVAWDGDVPTCEPIPCLPPPVIANGEHNGGHIELFTYGASVTYHCHADIRGRKHFSLVGDASIFCTTIDNVNGVWNKPAPECKGSCDDPPDVQNAVKARLAGNLFPIETVITYECKTGYEFSPGVVMEHISCQPDYTWTEVPPPCKRISCPNPATKTGMQISFWDRKDTYVFGDRVRIICDPGYVFKDRDDHVMLQCTNNGTWNRAAPECIPEPHCPKPAVDHGREAYNSKNDYTVGTKVRIECDEGYTLSTQQLVTCQADGNWFPSLPYCQKACGPPPQSTSGLNVNATSSSFPYGYRVEYSCAAGLSLIGDESLYCTSEDGVNLEWSGPAPECRVVHCPKPVVENGEMVTLRHTFPYGTSVSFYCKEGFMLRGSAESRCVADGTWQPALPKCQPVKCRAPTSKENLQFFPVKGEYEFKESLYFSCKLNNNAADRALTTCSTNGSWMPPPNCKTFYVRKKIDQIKETFDCGLPLAELRTLLEVQKLYLEIQKLEKELGAKGGRWWP from the exons ATGAGGATGGTGTCAGCTCTGGGGTCAGCGAGACCAAGGGACCGTGCTGCTGTCCTggtgctgctcctcactgctgccctgGTGGTGGGCACCCAGG GTGCCTGCAGTGCTCCGCCACGGTTCTCATTTGCAGAACTGAAGGAGGGCTACCTTCACAACAGGACGTTTTCCACCTCTGATGTGGTGGAATACAACTGTCGGCCGGGCTACATGAGAAATACCATGGCCCGGAACACTTTCATTTGTGAAAAGAACAGGTGGAAAGGATCGAGCAACTTCTGCTTAC CAAGACCCTGCAGTTACCCAGGAGAGCCGATGAATGGCCGGCTTGTGGAAGCAGAGCAGTTCACCTTCGGGTCCACAGCAAACTACAGCTGTGACACTGG GTACAGACTGATTGGAAATTCCCAGATCAGGTGTGTGATTAAAGATGGGCACGTTGCTTGGGATGGAGATGTTCCCACTTGTGAAC caattCCATGTTTACCCCCACCCGTAATAGCAAACGGAGAGCACAACGGAGGCCACATCGAGCTCTTCACTTACGGAGCTTCTGTCACCTACCACTGCCACGCTGACATCAGGGGGAGGAAGCATTTCTCACTGGTGGGGGATGCCTCTATTTTCTGTACGACCATCGACAATGTGAACGGCGTCTGGAACAAGCCAGCCCCGGAGTGCAAAG GCAGCTGTGATGACCCTCCTGACGTGCAGAATGCTGTTAAAGCAAGACTTGCGGGCAATTTATTTCCTATTGAGACTGTCATCACTTATGAGTGCAAGACGGGCTATGAGTTCAGCCCTGGAGTAGTGATGGAACACATCAGTTGTCAGCCAGACTATACATGGACTGAAGTTCCACCGCCCTGTAAAA GAATTAGTTGCCCAAATCCAGCTACCAAGACGGGAATGCAAATAAGCTTCTGGGACAGAAAAGACACATATGTGTTTGGAGACAGAGTCCGAATTATTTGTGACCCTGGCTATGTTTTCAAGGATCGTGATGATCATGTCATGCTTCAGTGCACAAACAATGGCACATGGAACCGGGCAGCACCAGAGTGCATTCCAG AACCTCATTGCCCAAAGCCTGCCGTTGACCACGGAAGAGAGGCTTATAACAGCAAAAATGATTACACAGTTGGGACTAAAGTGAGGATAGAGTGTGATGAAGGCTACACGCTCAGTACCCAACAGTTGGTCACATGCCAGGCTGATGGGAACTGGTTTCCCTCGTTACCCTACTGTCAGAAAG CCTGCGGCCCTCCTCCACAAAGCACCAGTGGGCTGAACGTCAACGCAACATCATCATCCTTCCCATATGGCTACAGAGTGGAATATagttgtgctgctgggctgtcccTCATCGGGGATGAATCCCTCTACTGCACCTCCGAAGATGGAGTGAACCTGGAATGGAGTGGCCCTGCCCCGGAGTGCAGGG TGGTTCACTGCCCCAAGCCCGTGGTTGAGAATGGAGAGATGGTTACGCTGAGGCACACATTCCCCTATGGGACATCTGTGAGCTTCTACTGCAAGGAGGGCTTCATGCTGCGCGGCAGTGCTGAGAGCCGCTGCGTGGCTGATGGCAcctggcagccagccctgcccaaATGCCAGCCAG TTAAGTGTCGTGCACCAACGAGCAAGGAGAACCTACAATTTTTCCCTGTGAAGGGGGAGTACGAGTTTAAGGAATCTCTGTACTTCTCCTGCAAGCTTAACAACAATGCAGCAGACAGGGCATTAACCACCTGCTCTACTAACGGCTCCTGGATGCCACCACCCAACTGT aaaacattttacgTACGCAAGAAGATTGATCAAATAAAGGAAACTTTTGATTGCGGATTGCCTCTGGCAGAACTGAGAACTCTGCTGGAAGTACAGAAGCTCTACCTGGAGATccagaagctggagaaggagctgggagccaAAGGAGGCCGCTGGTGGCCGTGA
- the C4BPS gene encoding C4b-binding protein alpha chain isoform X3, which yields MRMVSALGSARPRDRAAVLVLLLTAALVVGTQARPCSYPGEPMNGRLVEAEQFTFGSTANYSCDTGYRLIGNSQIRCVIKDGHVAWDGDVPTCEPIPCLPPPVIANGEHNGGHIELFTYGASVTYHCHADIRGRKHFSLVGDASIFCTTIDNVNGVWNKPAPECKEVSCREPHVEHGRLQSRYRAEYTYGDTIIFDCEFRYALLGSDTATCQEDGSWDPPPPQCQRSSCDDPPDVQNAVKARLAGNLFPIETVITYECKTGYEFSPGVVMEHISCQPDYTWTEVPPPCKRISCPNPATKTGMQISFWDRKDTYVFGDRVRIICDPGYVFKDRDDHVMLQCTNNGTWNRAAPECIPEPHCPKPAVDHGREAYNSKNDYTVGTKVRIECDEGYTLSTQQLVTCQADGNWFPSLPYCQKACGPPPQSTSGLNVNATSSSFPYGYRVEYSCAAGLSLIGDESLYCTSEDGVNLEWSGPAPECRVVHCPKPVVENGEMVTLRHTFPYGTSVSFYCKEGFMLRGSAESRCVADGTWQPALPKCQPVKCRAPTSKENLQFFPVKGEYEFKESLYFSCKLNNNAADRALTTCSTNGSWMPPPNCKTFYVRKKIDQIKETFDCGLPLAELRTLLEVQKLYLEIQKLEKELGAKGGRWWP from the exons ATGAGGATGGTGTCAGCTCTGGGGTCAGCGAGACCAAGGGACCGTGCTGCTGTCCTggtgctgctcctcactgctgccctgGTGGTGGGCACCCAGG CAAGACCCTGCAGTTACCCAGGAGAGCCGATGAATGGCCGGCTTGTGGAAGCAGAGCAGTTCACCTTCGGGTCCACAGCAAACTACAGCTGTGACACTGG GTACAGACTGATTGGAAATTCCCAGATCAGGTGTGTGATTAAAGATGGGCACGTTGCTTGGGATGGAGATGTTCCCACTTGTGAAC caattCCATGTTTACCCCCACCCGTAATAGCAAACGGAGAGCACAACGGAGGCCACATCGAGCTCTTCACTTACGGAGCTTCTGTCACCTACCACTGCCACGCTGACATCAGGGGGAGGAAGCATTTCTCACTGGTGGGGGATGCCTCTATTTTCTGTACGACCATCGACAATGTGAACGGCGTCTGGAACAAGCCAGCCCCGGAGTGCAAAG AGgtgagctgcagggagccccATGTGGAGCAcggcaggctgcagagcaggtaCAGAGCTGAGTACACCTACGGCGACACCATCATCTTCGACTGTGAATTCCGCTACGCGCTGCTGGGCAGCGACACGGCCACGTGCCAGGAGGATGGCAGCTGGgatccaccaccaccacaatgCCAGCGCA GCAGCTGTGATGACCCTCCTGACGTGCAGAATGCTGTTAAAGCAAGACTTGCGGGCAATTTATTTCCTATTGAGACTGTCATCACTTATGAGTGCAAGACGGGCTATGAGTTCAGCCCTGGAGTAGTGATGGAACACATCAGTTGTCAGCCAGACTATACATGGACTGAAGTTCCACCGCCCTGTAAAA GAATTAGTTGCCCAAATCCAGCTACCAAGACGGGAATGCAAATAAGCTTCTGGGACAGAAAAGACACATATGTGTTTGGAGACAGAGTCCGAATTATTTGTGACCCTGGCTATGTTTTCAAGGATCGTGATGATCATGTCATGCTTCAGTGCACAAACAATGGCACATGGAACCGGGCAGCACCAGAGTGCATTCCAG AACCTCATTGCCCAAAGCCTGCCGTTGACCACGGAAGAGAGGCTTATAACAGCAAAAATGATTACACAGTTGGGACTAAAGTGAGGATAGAGTGTGATGAAGGCTACACGCTCAGTACCCAACAGTTGGTCACATGCCAGGCTGATGGGAACTGGTTTCCCTCGTTACCCTACTGTCAGAAAG CCTGCGGCCCTCCTCCACAAAGCACCAGTGGGCTGAACGTCAACGCAACATCATCATCCTTCCCATATGGCTACAGAGTGGAATATagttgtgctgctgggctgtcccTCATCGGGGATGAATCCCTCTACTGCACCTCCGAAGATGGAGTGAACCTGGAATGGAGTGGCCCTGCCCCGGAGTGCAGGG TGGTTCACTGCCCCAAGCCCGTGGTTGAGAATGGAGAGATGGTTACGCTGAGGCACACATTCCCCTATGGGACATCTGTGAGCTTCTACTGCAAGGAGGGCTTCATGCTGCGCGGCAGTGCTGAGAGCCGCTGCGTGGCTGATGGCAcctggcagccagccctgcccaaATGCCAGCCAG TTAAGTGTCGTGCACCAACGAGCAAGGAGAACCTACAATTTTTCCCTGTGAAGGGGGAGTACGAGTTTAAGGAATCTCTGTACTTCTCCTGCAAGCTTAACAACAATGCAGCAGACAGGGCATTAACCACCTGCTCTACTAACGGCTCCTGGATGCCACCACCCAACTGT aaaacattttacgTACGCAAGAAGATTGATCAAATAAAGGAAACTTTTGATTGCGGATTGCCTCTGGCAGAACTGAGAACTCTGCTGGAAGTACAGAAGCTCTACCTGGAGATccagaagctggagaaggagctgggagccaAAGGAGGCCGCTGGTGGCCGTGA